GCGGTGTCGGCATTGGCGTCGAGGCGATGGGTCATGGCGTCACGGGGGCTTTCAGGGCGAAACGGTCGCGGCATTCTTCACCCGCATCCAGTGCATGGCGAGACCCACGCCGAGGAAGAGGAGCCCCGCGACATCCGCATAGATGTTGGAGGCGAACAGCAGCGCGCCGCCGATGAAGCAGAGGATGCGCTCCGGCCAGTTCGCCTGCGCCAGCGCGTAGCCGGTGAACATGACGCAAAGGCCGACCAGGGCGAAGCAGGCGGTCACCGTCGACCAGAGCACGGAGATCCAGGCGACAAGGCCCGACGGCGCGGCATAGACGGTGGCCCCCGCGGCGTTGACGCCGGCCGGCACCAGCATCAGGAGTTCGGCGCCCTGAGGCGTCAGGCAGAACATGAAGGGCACGACGAAGGCCGGGAGCGTATATTTCCAGGCCTGCATGGTGGTGCGGAACGGGTCGCCGCCGGTGATCGCGGAGGCCGCGAACGGCGCCAGCGCCGTCGGCGGCGAGACGTCGGCGAGCACCGCGTAATAGAACATGAACATATGCGCCGCGGCAGGCGCGACACCGACCTTGATGAGCGCCGGCACCAGCATGACCGCTGCGATGATGTAGCTCGCCGTAACCGGCACCGAGAGACCGAGTACCCACATGGCGAGCGCCGCCATCAGCAGGATCAGGAACACGTTCGATCCGCCGGCGGAAATGATGATGCCCGAAATGGTCAGGCCGAGGCCGGTGAGATTGACCACCGAGACGATGACGCCCGCGCAGGCACAGGTCGCGACGATGCCGAGGGTCGAGCGGGTGCCGTCGATCAGCGCGTCGATCATGCCGGTGCCGCCCTGCGGCGCCGGCCGGCCGGCGCGCGCCGCAACGAGGCTCTCAAGCCCGGAAACGGCGACCGCCGTGGCGATGCCCCAGAAACTTGCGACCGACACACGGCTGTCGAACAGCTCGTGCAGGCCGAAGGCGCGTGGCAGGTCCGAATTGCCGAACAGGAAGGCCGCGAGCGCCGCCAGGCAGCCGACGGCGAAGGCCCGGCGGGTGACGAGCTGGCTCTCCGTCCGGACCATCGACAGCACGAAGGCGACCACGATCGACCAGTAGACCGCCATGAAGCTGGTATAGCCGAGCACCAGGAAGACGGCGATCGCACCGAGCGACAGGAAATGATAGCCGCCGGCCTTGGTCAGTTCCCAGAGCGAGGCGTCCGAGGTACGCACCGCCCGCACATTCATGCGCCGGCTGTCGGCCTCGGTCATCAGCCAGCAGGAGACGTAGTAGAGGACGGTCGGGATCGTCGCGTAGATGAGGATCTGCAGATAGTCGACGTCGAGGAACTCGGCGATGATGAAGGCTGCAGCTCCGAGCGTCGGCGGCGACAGCGTGGCGCCGATGCCGGCGGCCGAGAGCATGCCGCCGGCGACCTCCGGCGAATAGCCGGAGCGGCGCAGCATCGGCCAGGCGAGCGAGGAGACGGTGACCGTGGTGGCGACGCCCGAGCCCGAGACCGTGCCGAGCAGGAAGCCCGAGGCGACCACCGCCCGGCCCGGCGCCGACGGCGAGGCCTTCTTGCCGAACAGCGCGAAGGCCCATTCGATGAAGAACCTGCCCGCACCGCCGCGGTCGAGCACGGCGCCGTAGATGGTGAAGAGGATGATGAAGGTCGCTGCGACGTCGAGCGGCGTGGTGAAGATGCCTTCCAGCGTCAGGTAGTTCTGGCCGATGATGCGGTTCAGCGTGAAGCCGCGGTGCTCGAACACGTCGGGGATCAACCAGCCCGATCCGGCATAGCAGTAGATCAGGAAGACCACCGCGATGGCCGGCAGGATCCAGCCAACGGTGCGGCGAGTCGCCTCCAGGATGAGCAGGATCAAGGTGAGGCCCAGCACCATTTCCTCGGCCGAGGGCCGCATGGCGCGAACCTTGTACTCCTCGATATTGAGCGCGAGATAGGCCGCTGCGTAGAAGCCGATGGCGACGAAGATCCAGTCGACCGGCTGGTAGCGCGCCAGTGTCGCATGCGAGACCAGCAGCGGATAGGCGAGGAAGCACAGGGCGACGACCAGGCCGAGGCCATAGGCGAAGTTCGAACGGCCATAGACCGCGAACATCGGATTGGGATTGTGCAGCAGGTAGAGGATCAGCACCACCGCCGTCGCCGAGAAGATCAGTTCCTCGATCGTCGGCCGGCGCGCCTTCACCGCGCCGTCGGCCCCCGTGCGGACCAGCGGATAGAGCACGAAGGTCAAGGCGAGGCAGAGGACGAGGAAGGTCGAGCGGTAGATCGTCGTATTGACGGAGAACTGCGTCCAGAACAGCGCATAGGCCGCGACGAGGAAGCAGGTGGCGCCGGTCACCCAGCCGAGCCAGCCGGTGACCCGGCGGGCCGGGCCGCCCTCGGAATCCGACGACAGTTTCTCGATCTCGTCGGCGCTGAGCTGGCGCTCCTCCGACGGCCCGGCCGCCGGAGCTCCCGCAACACCTGTCGTCATGCCCGATCGTCCCTTACGTCTTCCCCGCAGGGGCGGCGCCGTCTTGCGCGGCGGCCTGTCCCCATGAGCGACCATAACCGGTCGCGCCGACAAGAAAAGCCGGGACGGTATCCCCATCCCGGCTCTTTTCGACATTGGCGAATGCCGCGGCGCGGCGGTTCACATGGCGATACCCTTGGCCTTGTAGAAGGCGGCGGCCGCGGGATGGAACGGAATGGCGGTCTTGGCCGCGGCTCCCGCCACGGTCAGCCGCCGGGCCTCGGGGTGGATCTGCTGGACTTCGGCAAGATTGTTGAACGTGCCTTCCAGCATGGCGGTGACGAGCTTTTCCGGCGCCGAGGCGCTGACCACCAGCACGTTGGCGACCCCGAGGCCAGGCACGGCGGTGGTCTGGCCGCCATAGGCGTTGGCCGGCAGCGTGAACGGCCGGTAGAGGCCGGGATAGCGGCCTTCCAGCACCGTGAGCTCCTTCGAGGTGTCGACGAACTTCATCGGCGTGCGGCCGCCCTGGGCGAGATCGCGCACGGCCGCCGTCGGCACGCCGCCAATCCAGAAGAAGGCGGCGATCTTGCCGTCCGACAGGGCATTGGCGGATTCGGCGACGCCGAGATTGTCGCGGGTGATGTCCGTCTTCGGATTGAGGCCGCCCGCGGTCAGCACCCGGTCGGCCATGCCTTCCGTGGACGAGCCGGTGGAGCCGACACCGATGCGCTTGCCCTTCATGTCGGCCACCGTATTGACGCCGGAAGCGACGCTGGCGACGACGTGGAAGAAGGAATCGTAGAGCACCGCGAGCACGCGGACGTCGCGCTTGCCGCCCTGGGCATAGGCGCCGACGCCCTTCAGCGCGTCATCGACCGAATCGAGGGTCGAGAAGCCGACATCGGCATCGCCTGCCGCGACCAGATTGACATTGTCGACCGAGCCGCCGGTCACCTGGGCCGTGGCATGCGTATTGGCCAGCTTCTCCGACCAGACGCGGGCAAGGCCGCCGCCATAGACGAAAAAGCCCCCGCCTGTGCCGCCGGTGGCGATCGTCAGCCTCTGCCGCGACTGGGCGAGCGCCGGCGCGCCGAGGGCCAGCGCCCCGCCGGCGCCGGCAAGAAGCGCCGTGCGGCGGTTGAGAACGAACGACATGGAATTTCCTCCCTGAACGAAACGGCCCGCCCGCGGGCCTCCTGCCGGCTGAGGCCGGACGTGCTTGGTCCCGTCACTATAGCCGACATCGCCGCCCCGATAAGAGGCCCGCTATGCGACCAAAGGCGAAAACCGGCGCCGGGCCGCGGTCTGCTTCCATCTGTCGCGTCCGGCCGCCGCCGGCACCGCCCCAGGCGCGCGGCCGCGAGGACGGCGCGGGTTCCCGCATCCGCTTCGGGCGGGCCGCCAAGAAAGGCCGGATCGGTGCGCCCCGGCGGCTTGGACCGCCGCCGCTCAGCCTTCGCAGGGAAACCGGCCGAGAATGGTGAAGCGCTGGTCGCGTGCGGCCTGGCGGAACACCACCAGCGCATCCAGCCGGAACGGCGCCGCGATCGGCCGATAGGCGGCGGCAAGCGCGGCACGCACAGGCTCCCGCCGCTCTTCGGGAAGCGAGCCCGTCAGTGTCATGTGGTAGCGGAAATCCTCGAAGATGTAGGGATAGCCCCAGGCGTCGAGATGGCCGATCTGGCGTTCGGTGAGCGGGCTCTTCAGCCGGCGCTCCCGGTCCGCCGCGCCCATCGGCGCGCGCAGCGTGTCGAAGCCGCGCACGCAATCGGCGGCGAGCGCTGACAGGGCCTCCGACGGTTCGGCCGGCACCAGCGCCACGAAGGACTTGAGCGCGACGACCTCGAGCCGCGGCAGCGTCACCGCCGGCCGCCGGTCGGCGAAAACCATGGCCGCTTCCAGAAGATCGGCCTCGCTCGCGCCCTCCGCCAGCGAGAACGGCGCCTTCAGCGTGCCGTGGAAGCCATAGCGCCGCGGATCGTCGGTCAGCGCGCGCCAATCCGGCGCATTGCAGGGCGCGGCATCGGGAAACGGCAGGTCGCGGGCGCTGGCCGCGTCATAGCCGATGATCGAGGACCCGAATCGCCAGAGCGGATCGTCCGGCGCGGGGGCGGCATAAATGGCATAGCGGACTGTCATGGCCCGAAGCCCTTAGCGCGGATCGCATGACGGTCTCAAGACGGCTTCAGCGCTCGCCGCGTCGCAGCCCGTAGGCGCTGGCCAGCGTCCTGATGCGCTCTTCGGTCTCGACGATCCGGCAGGGGCCGGTCACCATCGCATAGATCGAATGGGCCCAGCGGTTGGGCGTCTCGTAAGCTTCGAGCCGGCAGGTGAGGTCGCGCAGGTCCTTCCAGCTCTGCTGCGCGGCAGTCAAAAGTTCGCTCCAGCGCGCGCGGCCGGCAGCCGGCACGTCCTCGCGCGCCCTGATCGCGGCAAGCACCTGGCTCCAGGTCGTCTCCAGCCGCGCGTCAAGCCGCGCGGCATGACGCTCGTAGCAGGTGGTGAGCGGCGCATAGTCGCCGCCGCGGCCCGGATGGCGGCACAGCGGCTGGCCGCCCTCGGCCCCGATCAGGTCGCGGCGGTTGGGGCCGCGCTGCGGTCCGGCGAGATGGCCGCGCATCCGGTCGGCGACCTGCTCGCCGAACCGGTTGGTGAGATCGCCGACGATGACCCGGGTGAGGCCGATCCGGCAGGCGCGGCTCGCAGCCTCGGCGGCCGCGTGCCCGAGCCGCTGCTGGAACGCCAGGAGATCCGCCGCGCAGGTCCGGTTGCGGAACGTCACCCAGAGATCCAGGGCCCGCGCGAACTCGGCGCTCCAGGCCTTGCGCTCGTCGGCGTCGAGCTGGCCATGCCAATCGGCGATCGCCTTGACCGCGTCGTTGCGGGCGACGACGAGCGCGGCTTCCGCCTCCGTTTCGGCCGGCGCGAGGCAGGCGAGCCGCTCGGCCGGCGCGAGGCTCGCCGGGCACGGCGCGCGCGCCGCGGCGGCCGGAGGGCCGAAAAGGCCCGTAGCAAGCGCGAGCAGCACCATCCATCGCGCGATCATCGGCGGCTTTCCCTCGAACGTCATGCCTGCATCTGTGCTATCGCGCTATTTCCGCAACGTGCCGGATGGCCGGGGCTCTGTTTCACGATCCCGCGGGCGGAACCACGGAAACTTTGCGCCGATGGCCATGCGGCCCTATATAGCGGTCCGATCCATCGACGCGGGCACCCATGCTCAACAGTCTCGATATTGCCAAACCTGCCTATGCGACCCGGGTGGTCGTCGCCATGTCCGGCGGCGTCGACTCCTCGGTCGTCGCGGCCTTGATGGCCGAGCAGGGCTATGACGTTGTCGGCGTCACGCTGCAGCTTTACGACCATGGCGCGGCGATCCATCGCAAGGGCGCCTGCTGCGCCGGCCAGGACATCAACGACGCCCGCCGGGTGGCCGAGCGGCTCGGCATTCCGCACTACGTGCTCGACTACGAGGAGCGGTTCAAGGCGGCGGTCATCGACCGTTTCGCCCAGTCCTACGCCGCCGGCGAGACGCCGATCCCTTGCGTCGACTGCAATCGCCACGTCAAATTCACCGACCTCCTCGAAACGGCGCGCGACCTCGGCGCCGATGCCCTGGCGACGGGCCATTACGTGTCGAGCCGAGCCCTGCCCGATGGCCGGCGTGCGCTCTACCGGCCCGTCGATGCCGACCGCGACCAGAGCTACTTCCTGTTCGCCACGACGCAGCCGCAGCTCGACCTGCTGCGCTTTCCGCTCGGCACCATGACCAAGCCGGAGACGCGCGAGCATGCCCGCAGGTTCGGCCTGTCGGTCGCCGACAAGGCCGACAGCCAGGACATCTGCTTCGTGCCGACGGGCAAATATACCGCCATTGTCGAGCGGCTGAAGCCGGAGGCCGCCGAACCCGGCGAGATCGTCCATGTCGACGGCCGGGTTCTCGGCCGCCACGAAGGCATCATGCGCTTCACCGTCGGCCAGCGCCGGGGCCTGGGGATCGCCGCGCGCGAGCCACTCTATGTGGTCGGTCTCGATCCGGCCGGCCGGCGCGTCCTGGTCGGCCCGAAAGATGCGCTGGCGACCCGCGCGATCGGCCTGCGCGACGTCAACTGGCTGGGCGACCATACGCTCCGTCCGGGCGAGGCCATCGACTGCTTCGCCAAGGTCCGCTCGACCCGGCCGCCGAAGCCGGCCGTGCTCAGGGCGACCGCCGACGGCCTGGAGGTCGAACTGCTCGATGGCGAGGAAGGCGTCGCTCCCGGCCAGGCCTGCGTGCTCTATGATGCCGCGGACGGCCCGGCACGCGTGCTGGGCGGCGGCTTCATCACCCGGCCGGCGGCGACGCTCCGCACCCCGGCCGCCACGCCGCTTCACGCCGCGCTCTGAGCGTCCCGACATTGCACCGCCGGCGGCGGCCGGGAACATGGCTTCCAAGAGCCTGATCCGGCTTTGATGTCTTGTTTCAACCGGCAACCGGTTGCCGCGATTGTTCGCGATTCCTGACCAGTGCTGTCAGATCCCCCATCTTTTTCCAGGACAGGTTTTGGCGGTATCATTGTAACTGTGAAGCTGCCGCGTCAGGCGGCGGCCGTAGGCAGGGATCGAGGCGATCGCCATGACTGACCACAGCATCAAGGGCAAGACCGTGCTCATCGCCGGCGGGGCGAAAAATCTCGGCGGACTGCTCGCCCGCGACCTCGCCGGGCACGGCGCCAGGGCGGTTGCGATTCACTACAACAGCGCGGCGACGGCGAAGGACGCCGAGGCGACCGTCGCCGCGGTCAAGGCGGCCGGGGCCGAGGCGGTCGCCCTGCAGGCCGATCTGACCACGGCGGGCGCGATGGAGAAGCTGTTCGCCGACACGGTCGCCGCGGTCGGGCAGCCCGACATCGCCATCAACACCGTCGGCAAGGTCCTGAAGAAGCCCTTCGTCGAGATCACCGAGGCCGAATATGACGAGATGACCGCGGTCAATTCGAAATCGGCCTTCTTCTTCCTCAAGGAAGCCGGCCGGCATGTCCGCGACAACGGCAAGATCTGCACGCTGGTGACGTCGCTGCTCGGCGCCTATACGCCGTTCTACGCGGCCTATGCCGGCACCAAGGCGCCGGTGGAACATTTCACCCGCGCGGCCTCGAAGGAATTCGGCGCGCGCGGCATCTCGGTGACCGCCATCGGGCCGGGGCCGATGGATACATCCTTCTTCTATCCGGCCGAGGGCGCCGACGCCGTCGCCTACCACAAATCCGCGGCGGCGCTCTCGCCGTTCTCCAAGACCGGCCTCACCGATATCGAGGACATCGTGCCGTTCATCCGCTTCCTGGTCTCCGACGGCTGGTGGATGACCGGACAGACCATCCTGGTCAACGGCGGCTACACGACGAAGTGACAGGGCGAGCGGCCCGGCCGGCGCCGGGCCGCTCCCGCCTCACCCGCTTTGCGTCCTCGGAGTGCCGACCATGGCCAATGGCTTTCAGCAGATCTTCGACGCGCAGAAGGACCATTTCCTGACCGATGCGACGAAGAGCTACGCGTGGCGCATCGATCAGCTCGACCGCATGGAGCGCATGCTCCTCGACAACAAGCAGGCCTTCTGCGAGGCCCTGCATCAGGATTTCGGCAAGCCGCCCTTCGAGCAGCTCTTCGAGATCACCGTGCCGAGCGGGGTGATCGACTTCTACCGCCGGAACCTGCACGACCTGATGGCCCCGCAGGCCGTCGCCCTGCCGCAAGGCCTGGAGGCGACCGGCAATCGCGGGGTCATCTACAAGGAGCCCTACGGGGTGACGCTGGTCATCGGGCCGTTCAACGCGCCGATCCTCCTGCTGCTGGACCCGGCGATCGCGGCGCTGGCCGCCGGCAATCCCGTCATCCTGAAACCCGCCAATACCACCCCGGCGACGGCGGCGCTTTTCCGCACGCTCGTGCCGCGCTATTTTTCACCTGAAAACGTCGCCGTCGTCACCGGCGGGCGCGAAGAGATCGGCGAGCTTCTGAAACTGCCCTTCGACTTCATCTTCTTCACCGGCTCGTCCGCCGTCGGCAAGGTGGTGATGCGCGCCGCCGCCGAACATCTGACGCCGGTCCTGCTCGAGCTCGGGGGCCAGAACCCGACCATCGTCGACGAAACCGCCAATCTCGACATCGCCGCCGACCGGATCGCCTGGGGGCACAACGCGATTTCCGGCCAGTGGTGCATCGCGCCCGGCTATGTCTGCGTCCACGAGACCGTCGCCGACGCCTTCCTGGCGAAGCTCAAGGCCTCGATCGTCAGGATGTATGGCGAGGACCCGAGCCAAAGCCCCGACTTCGCCCGCATGATCAGCGCCCACGACGCCGAGCGCGTGGCGTCCTACATCCTGCCGGACAAGGTCGTGCATGGCGGCCGCTTCGACGTCGCCGCGCGCTATGTCGAGCCGACCATCCTCTATCCCTCGACATGGGACGACCCGGCATTGCAGCAGGAGGTGTTCGGTCCGGTGCTGCCGGTGATGGCCTATCGCGACCTCAGGGACATCGTTGCGGCGATCAAGCGCCGGCCGAAACCCCTTGCCGCCTACATGTTCAGCAAGAATCAGGCGGCGATCGACCATGTTCTGGGGAGCCTGTCCTTCGGCGGCGGCTGCATCAACCAGACAAACCTGCATTGCTGGATCGACAGCCTGCCGTTCGGCGGCGTCGGTGCCAGCGGCATGGGCAAATATTACGGCAAGGCTGGCTTCGACGCGCTGAGCAATACCAAAGCCATGCTGATCGGCAATCCGGACGTCGAGCTCGATGTTTTTCCGCCCTATGCCGGCAAGGACATAACGAATAGCCTCAGCGTGTTTTCCTAACGAAAGGCGGCTGCCTATGCATATGGCGATGGTGATTGGCGGAGGGCTCGTCCTGCTCGGCCTGTTTCTGCTCTTCGGCAAGCTCTGGGGTGGTTCCGAACCCGCCTATGCCCTGGCCGCGAAGGCCTTCATCCCGGTCTGGCTGGCCGTCTCGCTCGCCAATATGTGGGTCGGCGTGGCGCGCGCCGGCTATTCGGTCCGCGAGGAACTGCCGATCCTGCTCATCGTCTTCCTCATCCCCGCCGCGATCGCCGGCGGCGCGCTCTGGCGCCTGGCACGATAGGGCCTGCCGCCAATGACGGACCAGCCCGCCCACCATCCGCTGCTGCGGCGCCGCGACGGCCACCATGCCCGCGTCACCTTCGAAGAGCTGTTCTTCGACCTCGTCTATGTCTTCGCCGTCACCCAGCTCAGCCATGAGCTGCTGACCAACCTGACCGTCACGGGCGTCGTCGAGACGCTCATCCTGTGGTTCGCGGTCTGGCTCGGCTGGCAATACACCTGCTGGGTCACCAACTGGTTCGATCCGGAAACGCCACGCATCCGCGGGCTGATCTTCGCGGTCATGCTGCTCGGCCTGGTCATGGCCGCCGCCCTTCCCGGCGCCTTCGGCGAGCGCGGTCTCGTCTTCGCGCTCGCCTATGTCGCGATGCAGGTCGGGCGAACGGCCTATATCGTCTGGGAGCTCGGCTCGGACCATCCGCTGGCCGCCAACTACCGGCGCATGCTGGGCTGGCTCGCGATCGCCGGCGTGTTCTGGATCGCCGGCGGCCTCGCCGACCACTGGGTCCGCGCCGCCCTCTGGACCATCGCCATCGCCTGCGAATACGCCTCCCCGATGTTCGGCTTTCCGCTTCCGGGCCTCGGCCGCTCCAGGACCAGCGACTGGACGATCGAGGGCGGCCACCTGGCGGAGCGCTGCCAGCTGTTCGTGATCGTGGCGCTCGGCGAAACGCTGCTGGCGACCGGCGCGACGCTCGCCAAGGCCGGCACGTGGAATGCGCCCGTCCTGTCGGCACTGATGGCGACCTTCCTTGGCACGCTCGCCATGTGGTGGCTCTATTTCGGCACGTCGAGCAAGGACGCCACCGACAGGATCACCCATTCCGACGACCCTGGCCGGATCGGCGCCTATTTCCACTATATCCACGTCATCCTGCTCGGCGGCATCATCGCGACCGCGGTCGGCAACGATCTCGTGCTGGCCCACCCGCATGACCCGGTGAAGACGGCCTACGCCCTCATCCTCTCGGCCGGCCCGGCGATCTACCTGCTCGGCAGCGCGATCTACAAGAAGGTGGTCTACGGCGTGGTGCCCGCCTCCCACATGGCCGGCGTCGCGGCGCTGCTCATCCTGATCCCGATCGCCCTCACCCTCAACCTGCTCGCGGTCGGCTGGCTGACGACCATCGTCATGCTGGCGGTCGGGTTCTGGGAAGGCCGGATCCTGCGCCAGCGTCGGCTCGGCACCGGCGAACAGCCGGCGCACTGATGGCATCCGGCGATGCGCGCAGGCCACGCCAGGGCCTGCGCGCCTCGCCATGCTGCCGTCGCGGTTCGACCATGGCTCCGATTCGGCGTTCACTCGCGCGCCCGATATCGATATGAGTGGACGCGAAAACCGCGACATTGGCCGGAGCCCTGATGGCTGCAGCAGAACTCGACACCCAATCGATCCAGAAGGCCTATGCCCGCTGGGCGCCGATCTACGATGCGCTGTTCGGCTCGATCACGGTGACCGGCCGCAAGGCGGCGGTGGCGGCGGCCACCAGGGTCGGCGGCCGCATCCTGGAGGTCGGCGTCGGCACCGGCATCGCCCTGCCCGATTATGGCAGCGGCTGCCGGGTGATCGGCTTCGATCTGTCCTTCGACATGCTGAAGATCGCCCGCAAGCGGGCCGACGACGGCCTCGGCCATGTCGAGGGCATTCTGCAGATGGATGCCGGGCGCCTCGCCTTCGCCGACGCCTCCTTCGACTGCGTCGTGGCGATGTACCTGATCACCGTCGTGCCCGACCCCGAAGGGGTCATGCGCGAGCTCAACCGCGTCTGCAAGCCCGGCGGCGAGGTCATCCTGGTCAACCATTTCGCCGCCGAGGGCGGCATCCGCGCCCTGATCGAAAAGGCGGCCGCGCCATTCGGCGACAAGCTCGGCTGGCACCCCGACTTTCCCTTCGCGCGGGTGACCGGCGAAAAGGAGCTGAGCGTCATCGAGAAGCGCTCGGCCGGCTTCGGCGGCCTCTTCACCCTGGTCCGCTTCCGCAAGGCCGGCGGCCCCCAGGCCTCGGCCGGCTGACGAGACGCCGGGCTTCCGGATGAGCGAGACGGCTCCCCGCTACCATGCTTTCAGCCCGGCCGGCCGGATTGCGGCCGCGGTCATCGCGCTCGCCGGCTGGTCGGCGCTCGCCCTGCAGGCGACCCTCACGATCGGGCTCGTCAGGCGCGGTGGCGGCTCCGTGCTGGACGGGCTCGTCCTCCTGGTCGGCTATTTCACCATCCTGACCAACCTGATCGTCGCGACCACCCTGACGGCGGTCGCGGCTGGGCGTGCGGTCGGCGCGTCGCTGATCGGTGCCGCCACCCTGTTCATCGCCATTGTGGGCATCGTCTATTCGCTCGTCCTGCGTGCGCTCTGGAGCCCGGAGGGCTGGCAGAAACTGGCCGATGCGGGACTGCATGACGTCGTGCCGCTGCTCGTCGTCGCCTTCTGGCTCGTCTTCGTGCCGAAGGGCGGCCTTGCCTGGCGCGATCCCATCGCCTGGCTCGCCTTCCCCCTCGCCTATTTCGTCTATGCGCTGCTGCGTGGCGCTACCACCGGCTGGTGGGCCTATCCGTTCCTGAATGCCGACGCGCTCGGCTATGCCGCGGTGCTGCGCAACGCCGTCATCCTCACCGCCACCTTTCTCGGCCTCGGCCTCGTCCTGGTCGCCCTCGACCGCACGATCGGTGGACGGGCACGCTGAGCTTTGCCTCGGACGCCTTGACACCCCTTCGGATCGGGCACTATATCCGCGCTCTCCGGATCGCTTCGGCGCTTCGGACAGCCTCTTTGGGGCGGGGTAGCTCAGTTGGTGAGAGCGCAGGATTCATAACCCTGAGGTCGGCAGTTCGACTCTGCCTCCCGCTACCAAACTTCCCGACAGTTCAGGTCTGTGGCCGTGGTCCAAAAGCATTGGGCCATGCAAGCCGCCCATGTCCGGCGGCCGGCACGGCCCATCGCAGCCTGCGCGGTGATCACGCCGCCCGGCGCTGGAACTCCGCCCATTCCTCGGCCACCGCCTGGGCGACCGTCGGCCGTTCGAGCTGCCGCTTGTGATAGGCGGCGAGATCCGGCCAGCGGCGCAGGTCCGTGCCGACATGGCGGAACCAGTTGAGCAGCACCACCAGATAGGCGTCGGCGACGGTGAAGCGGTCGCCGAGCAGGAACGGGCGGCCGCCCAGCCGCCGGGTGATCGCCTCCAGCGTCGGCTCCAGCAGCGTCCTGGCCCGCTCCTTCGCCTCGGGCGGCGACTTGGCCGTCAGCAGGACGCTGAAGACGCGCTTGTGCACCTCGGTCGAGAGGTAGTTCAGCGTATCGATGAGCTGATAGCGCGCGAGCGTGCCCCAGGCCGGGGCAAGCCCCGTCTCCGGCTTCTGGTCGGCGAGGAACTGCAGCACGGACGGGCCTTCGTTCAGCACCGCTCCATCGGGCAGGGCCAGCGCCGGCACATAGCCGTTGGGCGAAATGGTCCAATAGTCCCGGCCATCGTCGGTCCGCTTGGCCTGGTTGTCGATATAATGCACGGTGACCGGCAATCCGGCTTCGAGGATGGCGATATGCGCGGCAAGCGAACAGGCC
This portion of the bacterium YEK0313 genome encodes:
- a CDS encoding NMT1/THI5 like protein — encoded protein: MSFVLNRRTALLAGAGGALALGAPALAQSRQRLTIATGGTGGGFFVYGGGLARVWSEKLANTHATAQVTGGSVDNVNLVAAGDADVGFSTLDSVDDALKGVGAYAQGGKRDVRVLAVLYDSFFHVVASVASGVNTVADMKGKRIGVGSTGSSTEGMADRVLTAGGLNPKTDITRDNLGVAESANALSDGKIAAFFWIGGVPTAAVRDLAQGGRTPMKFVDTSKELTVLEGRYPGLYRPFTLPANAYGGQTTAVPGLGVANVLVVSASAPEKLVTAMLEGTFNNLAEVQQIHPEARRLTVAGAAAKTAIPFHPAAAAFYKAKGIAM
- the mnmA gene encoding tRNA-specific 2-thiouridylase MnmA; translation: MLNSLDIAKPAYATRVVVAMSGGVDSSVVAALMAEQGYDVVGVTLQLYDHGAAIHRKGACCAGQDINDARRVAERLGIPHYVLDYEERFKAAVIDRFAQSYAAGETPIPCVDCNRHVKFTDLLETARDLGADALATGHYVSSRALPDGRRALYRPVDADRDQSYFLFATTQPQLDLLRFPLGTMTKPETREHARRFGLSVADKADSQDICFVPTGKYTAIVERLKPEAAEPGEIVHVDGRVLGRHEGIMRFTVGQRRGLGIAAREPLYVVGLDPAGRRVLVGPKDALATRAIGLRDVNWLGDHTLRPGEAIDCFAKVRSTRPPKPAVLRATADGLEVELLDGEEGVAPGQACVLYDAADGPARVLGGGFITRPAATLRTPAATPLHAAL
- a CDS encoding Bacterial low temperature requirement A protein (LtrA) — translated: MTDQPAHHPLLRRRDGHHARVTFEELFFDLVYVFAVTQLSHELLTNLTVTGVVETLILWFAVWLGWQYTCWVTNWFDPETPRIRGLIFAVMLLGLVMAAALPGAFGERGLVFALAYVAMQVGRTAYIVWELGSDHPLAANYRRMLGWLAIAGVFWIAGGLADHWVRAALWTIAIACEYASPMFGFPLPGLGRSRTSDWTIEGGHLAERCQLFVIVALGETLLATGATLAKAGTWNAPVLSALMATFLGTLAMWWLYFGTSSKDATDRITHSDDPGRIGAYFHYIHVILLGGIIATAVGNDLVLAHPHDPVKTAYALILSAGPAIYLLGSAIYKKVVYGVVPASHMAGVAALLILIPIALTLNLLAVGWLTTIVMLAVGFWEGRILRQRRLGTGEQPAH
- the fabG_20 gene encoding 3-oxoacyl-[acyl-carrier-protein] reductase FabG, giving the protein MTDHSIKGKTVLIAGGAKNLGGLLARDLAGHGARAVAIHYNSAATAKDAEATVAAVKAAGAEAVALQADLTTAGAMEKLFADTVAAVGQPDIAINTVGKVLKKPFVEITEAEYDEMTAVNSKSAFFFLKEAGRHVRDNGKICTLVTSLLGAYTPFYAAYAGTKAPVEHFTRAASKEFGARGISVTAIGPGPMDTSFFYPAEGADAVAYHKSAAALSPFSKTGLTDIEDIVPFIRFLVSDGWWMTGQTILVNGGYTTK
- the alkH gene encoding Aldehyde dehydrogenase: MANGFQQIFDAQKDHFLTDATKSYAWRIDQLDRMERMLLDNKQAFCEALHQDFGKPPFEQLFEITVPSGVIDFYRRNLHDLMAPQAVALPQGLEATGNRGVIYKEPYGVTLVIGPFNAPILLLLDPAIAALAAGNPVILKPANTTPATAALFRTLVPRYFSPENVAVVTGGREEIGELLKLPFDFIFFTGSSAVGKVVMRAAAEHLTPVLLELGGQNPTIVDETANLDIAADRIAWGHNAISGQWCIAPGYVCVHETVADAFLAKLKASIVRMYGEDPSQSPDFARMISAHDAERVASYILPDKVVHGGRFDVAARYVEPTILYPSTWDDPALQQEVFGPVLPVMAYRDLRDIVAAIKRRPKPLAAYMFSKNQAAIDHVLGSLSFGGGCINQTNLHCWIDSLPFGGVGASGMGKYYGKAGFDALSNTKAMLIGNPDVELDVFPPYAGKDITNSLSVFS
- a CDS encoding DctM-like transporters — translated: MTTGVAGAPAAGPSEERQLSADEIEKLSSDSEGGPARRVTGWLGWVTGATCFLVAAYALFWTQFSVNTTIYRSTFLVLCLALTFVLYPLVRTGADGAVKARRPTIEELIFSATAVVLILYLLHNPNPMFAVYGRSNFAYGLGLVVALCFLAYPLLVSHATLARYQPVDWIFVAIGFYAAAYLALNIEEYKVRAMRPSAEEMVLGLTLILLILEATRRTVGWILPAIAVVFLIYCYAGSGWLIPDVFEHRGFTLNRIIGQNYLTLEGIFTTPLDVAATFIILFTIYGAVLDRGGAGRFFIEWAFALFGKKASPSAPGRAVVASGFLLGTVSGSGVATTVTVSSLAWPMLRRSGYSPEVAGGMLSAAGIGATLSPPTLGAAAFIIAEFLDVDYLQILIYATIPTVLYYVSCWLMTEADSRRMNVRAVRTSDASLWELTKAGGYHFLSLGAIAVFLVLGYTSFMAVYWSIVVAFVLSMVRTESQLVTRRAFAVGCLAALAAFLFGNSDLPRAFGLHELFDSRVSVASFWGIATAVAVSGLESLVAARAGRPAPQGGTGMIDALIDGTRSTLGIVATCACAGVIVSVVNLTGLGLTISGIIISAGGSNVFLILLMAALAMWVLGLSVPVTASYIIAAVMLVPALIKVGVAPAAAHMFMFYYAVLADVSPPTALAPFAASAITGGDPFRTTMQAWKYTLPAFVVPFMFCLTPQGAELLMLVPAGVNAAGATVYAAPSGLVAWISVLWSTVTACFALVGLCVMFTGYALAQANWPERILCFIGGALLFASNIYADVAGLLFLGVGLAMHWMRVKNAATVSP